In a single window of the Prevotella melaninogenica genome:
- a CDS encoding L-threonylcarbamoyladenylate synthase: MKQEDDIKKAIEVMRKGGIILYPTDTVWGIGCDATNAEAVAKVYALKRRDDSKALICLVDSENRLQRYVRNVPDVAWQLIEAVEKPTTLILDGAVNLAPNLIAEDGSIGIRVTKEPFSHELCYRFQKAIVSTSANVSGEPAAQNYRDISQEILDGVDYVCETRRQEHKPHTPSSIIKLAADGEVKIIRK; the protein is encoded by the coding sequence ATGAAACAGGAAGACGACATCAAGAAAGCGATTGAAGTAATGAGAAAGGGTGGTATTATTCTTTACCCAACTGATACGGTATGGGGTATAGGTTGCGATGCTACCAATGCAGAAGCCGTAGCAAAGGTGTATGCCTTGAAGCGTAGAGATGATTCGAAGGCACTTATCTGCTTGGTTGACTCTGAAAATCGCCTTCAGCGTTATGTACGTAATGTTCCTGATGTTGCTTGGCAGTTGATAGAAGCTGTTGAGAAGCCAACAACATTGATTCTTGATGGTGCTGTAAATCTTGCACCAAATCTGATAGCTGAAGATGGTTCTATTGGTATTCGTGTTACAAAGGAACCTTTTTCTCATGAGTTATGCTATAGATTCCAGAAAGCTATCGTAAGTACTTCGGCAAATGTTAGTGGTGAACCTGCTGCACAGAATTATCGTGATATCTCGCAGGAGATTCTTGATGGTGTTGATTACGTTTGTGAAACAAGACGTCAAGAACATAAGCCGCATACTCCATCCAGCATTATCAAATTGGCAGCTGATGGCGAAGTGAAAATTATTAGGAAATAA